One Labeo rohita strain BAU-BD-2019 unplaced genomic scaffold, IGBB_LRoh.1.0 scaffold_557, whole genome shotgun sequence DNA segment encodes these proteins:
- the LOC127161139 gene encoding uncharacterized protein LOC127161139: MAGPVKLRVILADNDARKLILPQGMPSSTDDLTQIITDTFQLDGDIRLQYQDDDFGGEFINLTSVTDVEDKGTLKVIFKTTGQNQEKVKESLGSCETPESIPEHSTLHRSDDSASVSSFETDDTVLLSSPDPSPGSVQSESRSTPWPLVFPIPRFSYDSEIILQQANAEYHANRTRLSPSPKLKSHILESLAEEIIKFKAYPTDVDLNAVSEALINKHPCLREQGSYNGCYGWKISLKYKMANFRTKLRSVGCSEVSINTLKNKKQDQCHAASNIKKPRRAEVNYCPQHPKGETSDSLEKERVQLLTEIRKRNNDKIIKEKMERTFSYRRQEVVQKKPMVAEFKTRWPALFNVDEINSEFMRITTVPLEFKFLAVLDQYSDSLMKIFHTKGGVNGRTIKNIMQPISQNNSIDVRRECILKALCAYLNEDHVQLFSQCAVSKCFSSVYFTFIYCLYCVLKD, encoded by the exons ATGGCTGGACCTGTGAAACTTAGAGTAATTCTAGCTGACAATGATGCCAGGAAGTTGATCCTGCCTCAAGGGATGCCTAGTTCTACTGATGACCTCACACAAATAATCACTGACACTTTCCAGCTTGATGGAGATATCCGGTTGCAGTATCAAGATGATGACTTTGGTGGTGAGTTTATTAATTTGACATCAGTAACTGATGTTGAAGACAAAGGAACCTTGAAGGTCATCTTTAAGACCACGGGACAAAACCAAGAAAAAGTCAAGGAAAGCTTGGGTTCTTGTGAGACTCCAGAATCAATTCCTGAGCACTCAACACTGCACAGGTCAGATGATTCTGCATCAGTCTCCTCGTTTGAAACCGATGACACTGTCCTTTTGTCTTCCCCTGATCCTTCTCCTGGGTCAGTGCAATCCGAATCAAGATCTACCCCGTGGCCACTTGTATTTCCAATTCCACGTTTCTCCTATGACTCAGAAATAATTCTACAACAAGCCAATGCTGAATACCATGCTAACAGAACTCGTCTTAGTCCATCTCCAAAGCTGAAATCGCACATTCTGGAAAGCCTAGCTGAGGAAATCATAAAATTCAAAGCATATCCAACGGATGTAGACCTTAATGCAGTGTCAGAAGCATTGATCAATAAACACCCTTGCTTACGAGAGCAAGGCTCCTACAATGGTTGCTATGGGTGGAAAATAAGCCTAAAGTATAAGATGGCGAACTTTCGTACCAAGCTCAGAAGTGTGGGGTGTTCTGAGGTAagcataaatacattaaagaaCAAAAAGCAAGACCAGTGCCATGCTGCTTCAAACATTAAGAAGCCTAGAAGAGCAGAAGTGAATTACTGCCCTCAACATCCAAAGGGAGAAACTTCTGACAGTCTGGAGAAAGAACGAGTTCAGCTTTTGACAGAgatcagaaaaagaaacaacGACAAAATAATCAAAGAGAAGATGGAAAGAACCTTTTCATACAGAAGACAGGAAGTGGTTCAGAAGAAACCAATGGTAGCAGAGTTTAAAACTCGATGGCCAGCTCTCTTTAATGTTGATGAa ATCAATAGTGAATTCATGCGGATTACAACAGTCCCACTGGAGTTTAAGTTTCTTGCTGTGCTTGACCAATATTCAGACAGTTTGATGAAGATTTTTCACACTAAAGGTGGAGTCAATGGCCgaacaataaaaaacatcatgCAACCCATTTCACAG aataacaGCATAGATGTGCGAAGAGAATGCATCCTCAAAGCATTGTGTGCATACTTGAATGAAGACCATGTACAGCTGTTCAGCCAGTGTGCTGTAAGCAAATGCTTCTCTTCCGTCTACTTCACTTTCATATATTGCCTGTACTGTGTTCTTAAAGATTAG